The proteins below are encoded in one region of Paraflavitalea devenefica:
- a CDS encoding bestrophin family protein, with protein sequence MIVRKTLGLRQIYEFGGHHFIWLTGWMLLVSATYHFTQWRWMAIPWLPMSVIGTSVAFYVGFKNHQAYGRLWEARKIWGAMINNSRALGTMVKHFVASDTVNAQVVELAKKRIIHRHIAYLYTLRQQLLAPAPWEHVSLRWIFGSFNRKRHHLLLDIPYQEELAEIAGRPYLEPEEQPLYEGVANKATQLIDRQSADLARLHADGCMNMMQHIELQRMLNNFYDEQGKAERIKRFPFPRHYGSFSFVFVCIFVFLLPFGIVGEFSKLGGDMYWLSVPIGALIGWIFVVMEIVGDYSENPFEGLYNDVPMLSICRTIEIDLLQMMGEKNVPKPIQPRNSVLM encoded by the coding sequence ATGATCGTAAGGAAAACACTCGGGCTCCGGCAAATCTATGAATTTGGAGGCCACCATTTTATTTGGCTAACCGGCTGGATGTTGTTGGTTAGCGCCACCTATCATTTTACCCAGTGGAGATGGATGGCGATTCCCTGGCTGCCGATGTCGGTGATCGGTACTTCCGTAGCATTCTATGTAGGTTTCAAGAACCACCAGGCTTATGGGCGACTTTGGGAGGCGCGAAAGATATGGGGCGCTATGATCAACAACAGCCGGGCGTTGGGCACCATGGTAAAACATTTTGTGGCCAGCGATACCGTTAATGCCCAAGTGGTGGAGCTGGCCAAAAAACGGATCATTCACCGGCATATTGCCTACCTGTATACGCTCCGGCAACAATTATTGGCGCCTGCCCCCTGGGAGCATGTGAGCCTGCGCTGGATCTTTGGTTCCTTCAACCGGAAACGTCATCACCTGTTGCTGGATATTCCTTACCAGGAGGAGCTCGCGGAAATCGCGGGAAGGCCCTACCTCGAACCGGAAGAGCAACCCTTGTATGAGGGCGTTGCCAACAAGGCTACCCAACTGATTGACCGGCAAAGTGCCGACCTGGCCAGGCTGCATGCGGATGGCTGCATGAATATGATGCAGCACATCGAGCTGCAACGTATGCTGAACAACTTTTATGATGAACAGGGAAAGGCAGAACGGATAAAACGTTTCCCTTTTCCAAGACACTATGGCAGCTTCAGTTTTGTGTTTGTTTGCATTTTCGTATTCCTCCTGCCATTTGGTATCGTAGGCGAGTTCAGCAAGTTGGGGGGAGATATGTACTGGTTGTCTGTTCCCATTGGCGCCCTGATCGGTTGGATCTTCGTGGTGATGGAGATTGTGGGCGACTACTCCGAAAATCCGTTCGAAGGCCTGTACAACGATGTACCGATGCTGTCCATTTGCCGCACCATCGAAATAGACCTGTTACAAATGATGGGCGAAAAGAATGTGCCCAAGCCGATACAACCGAGAAACAGTGTACTGATGTAA
- a CDS encoding leucine-rich repeat domain-containing protein, whose translation MKYLLTLIVATTLLAGCSKDKDDPDAPPANTKGEMTVLLKPSLSANIILTGKNIVINWGDGKEEKFPDLDFKVTGHTYDQSVSHRIKITGEDVSSFSCMAQEVTEIDVRENPALQALDCSTNEISSLDLSKNSYLLYVRCDDNKLTQLGLSKNTVLESLNCDRNDIATLNVSANTKLKSLSCRYTKLTTLDISHNTALISLDGDNNELSALDLTHNPELQRLAVNDCRLTQLNIAGNKQLNALECSGNQLTALDIKANSKISFLLFGANQIKTIDLSNQPALEYLGCALNQLTALDVTNNPKLINLDCWENDISNLDVSKNTALTYLNFRTNNLTTIDLSKNTALSDLRCRSNNFSAESLNSLFNTLHQNPGTKYIDYYDNPGTNTCNSAIATGKGWTIRF comes from the coding sequence ATGAAGTACCTTTTAACCCTTATCGTTGCCACCACCCTACTCGCAGGCTGCTCAAAAGACAAAGATGATCCCGATGCTCCACCTGCCAATACCAAAGGGGAAATGACCGTTTTATTGAAGCCCTCATTATCGGCTAACATCATACTGACCGGGAAAAATATCGTCATTAATTGGGGAGACGGCAAGGAGGAAAAGTTTCCCGATCTGGATTTTAAAGTAACAGGCCATACCTACGATCAGTCGGTCAGCCATCGCATAAAGATCACCGGGGAGGATGTAAGCAGCTTTTCCTGCATGGCCCAGGAGGTGACGGAAATCGATGTACGGGAAAACCCAGCCCTGCAGGCGCTTGATTGCAGCACCAACGAGATCAGCAGCCTCGACCTGTCAAAGAATAGCTACCTGCTTTATGTACGTTGTGACGACAACAAGCTGACCCAACTGGGTCTATCTAAAAACACGGTGTTAGAATCGCTGAACTGCGACCGGAATGACATAGCAACATTGAACGTTTCTGCCAATACGAAATTGAAATCCTTGTCGTGCAGGTATACCAAACTAACAACCTTGGATATCTCGCACAATACGGCCCTCATTTCACTCGATGGCGACAACAACGAGCTGTCCGCATTGGACCTTACCCACAACCCGGAACTGCAACGCCTGGCGGTCAACGACTGCCGGTTGACCCAATTAAACATTGCCGGCAACAAACAGCTCAATGCCCTGGAATGCTCCGGCAACCAGTTGACAGCACTGGACATAAAGGCCAACAGCAAGATCAGCTTCCTCCTATTCGGCGCCAACCAGATCAAAACAATCGACCTCTCCAACCAACCGGCCCTGGAATACCTGGGCTGTGCCCTAAACCAGCTCACTGCTCTCGATGTAACAAACAATCCCAAACTCATTAACCTCGACTGTTGGGAGAACGATATCTCAAACCTGGACGTCTCCAAAAACACGGCGCTGACCTACCTCAACTTCCGCACGAACAATTTAACAACGATCGATCTCTCCAAAAACACAGCATTGAGCGACCTGCGCTGCAGAAGCAACAACTTCAGCGCGGAATCATTGAACAGCCTATTCAACACCTTACACCAAAATCCCGGCACCAAATACATCGATTACTACGACAACCCCGGCACCAACACCTGCAACTCCGCCATTGCCACCGGTAAAGGCTGGACAATCAGGTTCTGA
- a CDS encoding methyltransferase, TIGR04325 family → MKKIIRDFIPPVIVQVLGKAFNNLKISGSHKIFSSYEEALQSCTPDAYEQQELIEVIFKKTKRFSENIQSGIMPIPATTAYSLLSIINPIVQNNTGVINVVDFGGACGAHFFYFRNLIDKRLKLNWAVVETPAMVKAAKQLGTEELHFFDNLADAVRAMDNIDLLHTSGTLQAVNNPDEYLRNILNCNAKWLLFNRLGVNKNDRDIITIHQSKLSWNGMGSLPEGYTDRWIRYPFTFPSERAFLENVEDKYSIIAKFSDQSGMYPVRGEQIDGYGLLCKQKIPGR, encoded by the coding sequence ATGAAAAAAATAATCAGGGATTTTATTCCACCTGTTATTGTACAGGTGCTGGGAAAGGCATTCAACAACCTTAAGATTTCAGGATCGCATAAAATATTTTCAAGCTATGAAGAAGCACTACAATCGTGCACACCCGATGCCTATGAACAACAGGAATTAATTGAAGTGATCTTTAAAAAGACAAAGCGGTTCTCCGAAAACATCCAGTCAGGCATCATGCCCATTCCGGCAACAACTGCCTATAGCCTGCTTTCAATCATCAACCCAATCGTTCAAAATAATACCGGGGTTATTAATGTGGTAGATTTCGGAGGCGCCTGCGGCGCCCATTTCTTTTATTTCAGGAACCTTATCGACAAAAGGCTGAAACTGAATTGGGCCGTTGTAGAAACTCCTGCTATGGTAAAAGCGGCCAAACAACTGGGAACGGAGGAGCTTCACTTCTTCGACAATCTTGCGGATGCAGTTAGGGCTATGGACAACATTGATCTTCTGCATACTTCAGGAACACTGCAGGCTGTTAACAATCCTGACGAATACCTCAGGAATATTTTAAATTGTAATGCAAAATGGTTGTTATTTAACCGGCTTGGGGTAAATAAAAATGACAGGGATATAATAACCATTCACCAATCAAAACTAAGCTGGAATGGTATGGGCAGTTTACCGGAGGGGTATACCGACAGGTGGATCAGGTATCCTTTTACCTTTCCATCTGAAAGGGCCTTCCTGGAAAATGTAGAGGACAAGTATTCAATCATTGCAAAATTCAGTGACCAGAGTGGCATGTACCCGGTTCGTGGAGAACAGATAGATGGATATGGATTATTATGTAAACAAAAAATCCCTGGCCGGTAG
- a CDS encoding SRPBCC family protein has product MEKNEYKITINAPREKVWETLWNDATYRAWTAPFSADSHAKTDWQQGSKVLFLDGNGNGMASTIAENRPNEFMSIRHLGVVKNGVEDYDSEESKKWGNGFENYTLKSVPGGTELVVDMGADSIPAEYKDYFAQTWPKALNKLKELAESN; this is encoded by the coding sequence ATGGAAAAGAATGAATATAAAATAACGATCAATGCTCCCCGGGAAAAAGTATGGGAAACGCTGTGGAACGATGCTACTTATCGTGCATGGACTGCTCCCTTTTCAGCAGATTCTCATGCCAAGACCGACTGGCAGCAGGGCAGCAAAGTATTGTTCCTTGATGGCAATGGCAATGGCATGGCGTCTACCATCGCGGAGAACAGGCCTAATGAGTTTATGTCTATCCGGCACCTGGGCGTTGTAAAGAATGGCGTTGAGGATTATGACAGTGAAGAAAGCAAGAAATGGGGGAACGGTTTCGAGAACTATACCTTAAAATCCGTGCCCGGAGGAACAGAACTGGTCGTTGATATGGGGGCTGACAGTATTCCCGCAGAATACAAGGATTATTTTGCGCAGACCTGGCCCAAAGCTTTGAATAAGCTGAAAGAGCTGGCTGAAAGCAATTGA
- a CDS encoding glycoside hydrolase family 43 protein, which yields MAHLKTIIQAALILIVILPGIKSLAQQPSIFLADPTIFEDKGKYYLYGTSSSQGFLVYESADRVTWRQPQDSTRRLALKRGEAFGTSGFWAPQVFTWKGSYYMAYTANEQIAIAKASGPTGPFTQDSLVALSGTGKQIDPFIFFDTNGKIYLYHVKLQNGNRIFVTEMKPDLSDVIPGTEQECIASTEPWENTAKSEWPVAEGPTVLKRKNTYYLIYSANDFRNKDYAVGYATSNSPAGPWKKYTRNPIISRHTVKHNGSGHGDVFIDQKLRLHYVLHTHHSDDRVSPRATAVVPLKFKSIKGGQDVLEADGGSFEWLKNAQ from the coding sequence ATGGCTCATCTAAAAACAATCATTCAGGCGGCACTAATCTTAATAGTCATATTACCAGGCATAAAAAGCCTGGCGCAGCAACCTTCCATATTCCTGGCCGACCCAACGATCTTTGAAGACAAAGGAAAATACTATTTGTATGGTACCAGCAGTAGCCAGGGATTCCTGGTATACGAGTCTGCTGACCGGGTAACCTGGAGGCAGCCCCAGGATAGTACCCGGCGCCTGGCGTTGAAACGTGGTGAAGCTTTTGGTACCAGTGGTTTCTGGGCGCCGCAGGTATTTACCTGGAAGGGCAGCTATTATATGGCTTATACGGCCAATGAACAGATAGCGATCGCCAAAGCATCCGGCCCCACAGGTCCGTTCACACAGGACTCATTGGTGGCATTGAGTGGCACAGGCAAACAGATCGACCCGTTCATATTCTTCGACACAAACGGCAAGATATACCTCTACCATGTCAAGCTGCAAAATGGCAACCGGATATTTGTAACGGAAATGAAACCCGACCTGTCGGATGTGATCCCCGGCACGGAGCAGGAATGCATTGCAAGTACCGAACCATGGGAGAACACGGCGAAATCGGAATGGCCGGTGGCGGAGGGCCCTACTGTACTGAAGCGTAAAAATACCTATTACCTCATCTATTCGGCCAACGATTTCCGGAACAAGGATTATGCAGTGGGATATGCCACTTCCAACTCTCCGGCAGGACCCTGGAAGAAATACACCCGTAATCCGATCATCAGCCGGCATACCGTTAAGCACAACGGGTCTGGGCATGGCGATGTGTTTATTGATCAGAAGCTCCGGCTGCATTACGTACTACATACCCATCATTCGGATGACCGGGTGTCACCGCGTGCAACAGCAGTGGTGCCATTGAAGTTCAAGTCCATCAAAGGCGGACAAGATGTATTGGAAGCGGATGGCGGATCGTTTGAGTGGTTGAAGAATGCGCAGTAA
- a CDS encoding alpha-L-rhamnosidase, producing the protein MLKMRIVSLLLLLPALFLPVSGKAQEVNIVNLKTEYASTPLGIDVEKPRFSWQMKSAKSGYSQKAYQIIVTDEAGQIAWNSGKSNSAISLNIIYAGVKLRPRIRYDWKLIVWDQHEKKHTAASWFETGLMNPDPLLSAWNEARWIGGGDQHMVLYASYLPVFNLHFSLQLDESSHTTKAGFVYGANDERLMDRNKNLYQLAHKRDSSYILIELDIATLPLKGAAVLNIYRVGYAPSDKKDIPFKSFPIPLSIINDNNKYGKHAVYVSSVLGDTHISIDGQAREHLIGNVNLNPLGRGGDFIAFPVVAGVGFSVPQGQAAYFSNVEVRNYRDPGNVLFSEELQEGYQGIFAGMHGQVSIADRRYKVSGNHSGAFVVADPGRNSMPMLRTTFSASTSTIAKARLYVTSRGVYTMFMNGKQVGNDFFNPGLTQYNKTHLYQTYDVTPYVVPGNNAIGAILGEGWWSGGATYMGDCWNFFGDRQSLLAKLVITYADGKEAVVVTDPSTWKYFNHGPIVYSSLFQGEVYDASKESLTDGWSTAAYDDSGWVPATAIGLEGHISRDEKNKALNMPMVDDYSGMLLIGQFGETVKKVKELTAVSVTEVRPGVFVYDMGQNMAGVPRISLQGMEPGKKITLRFAEVVYPDLPAYKENAGMIMLENIRAAMAQDIYITKGGQEVIHPSFTFHGFRYIEITGIPAPLPLAAVKGEVLSSIHELASAYTTSNTTVNKLWENITWSMYANFLSIPTDCPQRNERLGWSGDISVFSRTATYLAGVPQFLRRHMLAMRNVQREDGRFSDVAPLGGGFGGVLWGSAGITVAWESYQQFNDKAMLAEHYDALKAYISFLTRSIDPVTNVLDDKISKEWWSLGDWLSPEYNQSEKTLLWESYFIYDLDIMSRIAGILNKKEDEARYKKMSAARRAFFNQTYVDPATGKTAFRGKEINTQASYVLPLAFQVFNEKNKDKAVKHFVAGIATENKADDGTVCPPYSLMTGFIGTAWINKALSDNGYANLAYRLLQQTTYPSWLYPVEQGATTIWERLNSYTHSNGFGGNNRMNSFNHYSFGAVGAWMYNYSLGIERDEAFPGFKHFFLKPQPDPTGKMTYAKGHYDAMYGRIESGWEMIGKSCHYHFVVPANTSATLYLSASSLTAIRVGDKPVLSVKGVKFTGTVNGQYTFTLEPGVYYLQVKG; encoded by the coding sequence ATGCTTAAAATGCGGATTGTCTCCCTTCTCTTATTGTTACCTGCCCTTTTTTTACCGGTTTCCGGGAAAGCCCAGGAGGTAAATATTGTGAACCTGAAAACGGAATATGCGAGTACTCCTTTAGGGATTGATGTTGAAAAGCCCCGTTTTAGCTGGCAAATGAAGTCGGCAAAAAGTGGTTACTCTCAGAAGGCTTATCAAATAATCGTAACAGATGAGGCCGGGCAAATAGCGTGGAATTCCGGAAAGAGCAACAGCGCTATTTCACTGAATATAATCTATGCCGGTGTAAAGCTGCGACCCCGTATTCGATATGACTGGAAACTTATTGTGTGGGACCAGCATGAAAAAAAGCATACGGCGGCTTCCTGGTTTGAAACAGGTTTAATGAATCCGGACCCACTGCTTTCCGCCTGGAATGAGGCCCGGTGGATCGGCGGGGGAGATCAGCACATGGTATTATACGCTTCCTATCTTCCCGTTTTCAACCTTCATTTTTCCCTGCAACTGGATGAATCATCCCACACTACCAAAGCCGGATTTGTGTATGGCGCCAATGATGAGCGTTTAATGGACAGGAACAAAAATCTCTATCAACTGGCGCATAAAAGAGATAGTTCTTATATTTTAATTGAACTGGATATAGCTACGCTGCCCTTAAAAGGGGCTGCTGTATTGAATATTTACCGGGTTGGTTACGCACCTTCCGATAAAAAAGATATTCCCTTTAAAAGTTTCCCTATTCCGTTATCCATTATTAATGACAACAATAAATATGGCAAACATGCGGTGTATGTTTCTTCTGTTTTAGGAGATACCCATATTTCTATAGACGGACAGGCCAGGGAGCACTTAATAGGTAATGTCAATCTCAATCCCTTAGGCCGGGGCGGAGATTTTATCGCTTTCCCGGTAGTGGCAGGAGTTGGTTTTTCGGTGCCCCAGGGCCAGGCAGCTTATTTTTCAAATGTAGAGGTCAGGAATTACAGGGACCCTGGTAATGTATTGTTTTCGGAAGAGCTGCAGGAAGGCTACCAGGGCATTTTCGCCGGTATGCATGGGCAGGTGTCTATAGCAGACAGGCGTTACAAAGTATCCGGTAACCATTCGGGCGCTTTTGTGGTGGCTGATCCGGGACGTAATTCCATGCCTATGTTGCGTACGACGTTTTCGGCCTCAACATCCACCATAGCGAAGGCGCGCCTGTATGTTACCTCCCGCGGGGTGTATACAATGTTCATGAATGGAAAACAGGTAGGCAATGATTTTTTCAATCCTGGTTTAACCCAGTATAACAAAACGCATTTGTACCAGACGTATGATGTGACCCCTTATGTTGTGCCTGGCAACAATGCGATTGGTGCTATCCTGGGCGAAGGGTGGTGGAGTGGGGGCGCCACCTATATGGGTGATTGCTGGAATTTCTTTGGCGACAGGCAATCCCTGCTGGCAAAGTTGGTGATCACTTATGCAGACGGAAAAGAAGCCGTTGTTGTGACGGATCCTTCCACCTGGAAGTATTTTAATCATGGACCCATTGTTTATAGTAGTCTTTTCCAGGGAGAAGTATACGATGCCTCCAAAGAATCATTGACAGATGGATGGAGCACGGCAGCCTATGATGATAGCGGATGGGTACCCGCAACAGCCATTGGCCTGGAAGGACATATCAGCCGCGATGAAAAGAATAAGGCCCTCAATATGCCCATGGTGGATGATTATAGTGGTATGTTGTTGATTGGCCAGTTTGGTGAGACCGTTAAAAAGGTAAAGGAATTGACGGCTGTGTCTGTCACGGAAGTGCGGCCGGGTGTTTTTGTGTACGATATGGGTCAGAACATGGCCGGTGTACCCAGGATCAGCTTACAGGGCATGGAGCCGGGGAAAAAGATCACCCTGCGTTTTGCAGAAGTTGTATATCCTGATTTGCCTGCTTATAAGGAAAATGCCGGTATGATCATGCTTGAAAATATCCGTGCTGCCATGGCGCAGGATATTTATATCACGAAAGGGGGCCAGGAAGTTATCCATCCCTCCTTTACCTTTCATGGCTTCCGTTATATAGAGATTACCGGCATTCCGGCGCCGTTACCTTTGGCGGCGGTGAAAGGAGAAGTGTTAAGTTCTATCCATGAGCTGGCATCGGCTTATACCACCTCGAATACAACTGTTAATAAACTTTGGGAGAATATTACCTGGTCGATGTATGCCAATTTCCTTTCTATACCTACTGATTGTCCGCAGCGTAATGAACGGCTGGGATGGAGTGGCGATATTTCTGTGTTTTCCCGGACAGCTACTTACCTGGCCGGTGTGCCGCAATTTCTTCGCAGGCATATGCTGGCGATGCGTAATGTGCAGCGGGAAGATGGGCGTTTCTCTGATGTGGCGCCATTGGGTGGCGGTTTTGGGGGTGTATTGTGGGGTAGTGCCGGTATAACCGTTGCCTGGGAAAGCTACCAGCAGTTTAATGATAAAGCTATGCTGGCCGAACATTATGATGCCCTGAAGGCGTATATATCTTTTTTGACCCGGAGCATTGATCCCGTTACGAATGTATTGGACGATAAGATCAGTAAGGAGTGGTGGAGCCTGGGCGACTGGCTGAGCCCGGAATACAATCAGTCTGAAAAGACCTTGCTCTGGGAAAGTTATTTTATTTATGACCTGGACATTATGTCCAGGATCGCCGGCATCTTGAATAAAAAGGAGGATGAAGCCAGGTATAAAAAAATGAGCGCAGCAAGAAGGGCCTTCTTCAACCAGACTTATGTGGACCCGGCCACCGGGAAAACAGCTTTCCGGGGAAAAGAGATCAATACGCAAGCCTCCTATGTGCTGCCACTGGCCTTCCAGGTTTTTAACGAAAAGAACAAGGATAAAGCAGTGAAACATTTTGTGGCCGGTATTGCCACGGAAAATAAAGCCGATGATGGTACTGTTTGCCCGCCTTATTCACTGATGACCGGTTTTATTGGTACCGCCTGGATCAATAAGGCATTATCCGATAACGGCTATGCAAATCTTGCTTACCGGTTGCTGCAGCAAACAACTTATCCGTCGTGGTTGTACCCGGTAGAACAGGGGGCCACCACTATCTGGGAGCGCCTGAATTCTTACACACACTCCAATGGTTTTGGCGGCAACAACCGGATGAATTCCTTTAATCATTATTCCTTTGGCGCCGTGGGCGCCTGGATGTACAATTATTCCCTGGGCATTGAAAGGGATGAAGCCTTTCCCGGGTTCAAGCATTTCTTTTTAAAGCCGCAGCCAGACCCTACCGGGAAAATGACCTATGCAAAAGGACACTATGATGCTATGTATGGCCGTATTGAAAGCGGCTGGGAAATGATTGGGAAGAGTTGTCACTATCATTTTGTAGTTCCGGCGAATACCTCGGCAACGCTTTACCTGAGTGCTTCTTCTCTTACTGCCATCCGGGTAGGAGATAAGCCTGTGCTATCAGTAAAAGGAGTAAAATTTACAGGGACCGTTAACGGGCAATATACTTTTACACTGGAACCAGGGGTTTATTATTTACAGGTAAAAGGGTAA
- a CDS encoding alpha/beta hydrolase, with translation MKHLVFGICLGLLCSVSQAQSDSALNGKTIVQQYFVDTIQSSFLKETRIIKVYLPAGYSAATKYPVIYVLDENWMFEPTVNDVVKLSAFKVIPACIVVGINSPNRSNDLRPDLTTGEFTATSKRFNDFLTKEVPAYITQKYTAPVFSILVGHSDGATFAQNAMVNSASAFRGVVCLSQNLFGNELEQYVRYSKEDFTNNHYFFVASGTRDAWSRLRSGQKLDSLFHLHNNPRLKVRHELYDADHSGIAGMGLANGLAFIFSDYYQPNGWNGQLADSLRKINMDPTALIENTMATINKNYGIDAKPARDGILDLAFGIITNKDQAASYLDYCRKNTKIDDQFDASAAQLYERIKEYDIALDYWTRYLNAPHTYKQHFFYFRRPIELLAYKMDKPEKAIDFAATWEKVAPANIKLSFPFFIAKIAAEKNISRKKGKASIDYFIQHYDPEKTQYSLPEAEKIKGQLEGKP, from the coding sequence ATGAAACATTTGGTCTTTGGTATTTGCCTGGGATTGCTTTGTAGTGTGTCGCAAGCCCAAAGTGACAGTGCACTTAATGGTAAAACAATTGTCCAACAATATTTTGTTGATACGATACAATCCTCCTTTCTAAAGGAAACAAGGATCATTAAGGTTTATCTTCCTGCAGGGTATAGTGCGGCTACTAAATACCCGGTCATTTATGTGTTGGATGAGAATTGGATGTTTGAGCCTACTGTGAATGACGTTGTCAAGCTTTCAGCTTTTAAGGTTATTCCAGCCTGCATTGTGGTGGGCATTAATAGTCCGAACCGGTCCAATGACTTAAGGCCTGATTTAACTACCGGCGAATTTACAGCCACCAGCAAGCGATTTAATGATTTCCTGACGAAGGAAGTGCCGGCCTATATTACCCAAAAATATACAGCCCCTGTATTCAGTATCCTGGTTGGCCATTCCGACGGGGCCACGTTTGCACAGAATGCCATGGTGAATAGTGCAAGCGCTTTCCGGGGTGTTGTTTGTCTTAGCCAAAACCTCTTCGGCAATGAGCTGGAGCAATATGTACGCTACAGTAAAGAAGACTTTACGAATAATCATTATTTTTTTGTGGCGTCGGGCACCCGGGATGCCTGGTCGAGATTGCGATCCGGCCAAAAACTAGACAGCTTATTTCATCTTCATAATAATCCCCGCCTCAAAGTACGGCATGAGCTGTATGATGCCGACCACTCCGGCATCGCCGGCATGGGCCTGGCCAATGGTCTTGCGTTTATTTTCTCGGATTATTATCAGCCGAACGGATGGAATGGACAATTGGCTGACTCTTTGAGAAAGATAAATATGGACCCTACAGCGCTGATTGAAAATACCATGGCCACGATCAATAAGAACTATGGCATTGATGCAAAACCAGCCAGAGACGGCATTTTGGACCTGGCCTTCGGGATCATCACGAACAAAGACCAGGCAGCCAGTTACCTGGATTACTGCAGGAAAAACACAAAGATTGATGACCAGTTTGATGCCAGTGCGGCGCAACTCTATGAAAGAATCAAGGAGTATGATATTGCTTTGGATTATTGGACCCGGTATTTGAATGCGCCCCATACGTATAAACAGCACTTTTTTTATTTCAGGCGCCCCATTGAGTTGCTGGCGTATAAGATGGATAAACCCGAAAAGGCTATTGATTTTGCCGCCACCTGGGAAAAGGTGGCGCCTGCTAATATCAAATTGTCCTTCCCCTTTTTTATAGCCAAGATTGCTGCTGAAAAGAATATCAGCCGGAAAAAAGGGAAAGCCAGTATTGATTATTTTATTCAGCATTATGATCCGGAGAAGACACAGTACAGTCTCCCTGAAGCAGAGAAGATAAAGGGACAGTTGGAAGGGAAGCCCTAG
- a CDS encoding alpha/beta fold hydrolase: MATLSRLLATIIGSYIAMMAQGQTIKKAPSPQQSKPPVVKDWFLATGNWHNDPQLYVCEFGTGADTVVMLHGGWGGDHSGLLTAVANLGNQFHFICYDQRGSLRSPFPDSLITFNEHIEDVERLRKELNIDKLNLVGHSMGAVLASAYATRYPQYIRRLILLSPAALKNPLPPGEKELQDKSTPAFQAFLNRPEVTQLLEKYNLHRKQPALSSREETMKFRINVFKRMVYQVEHANDVMGGRALYKSHVFDLTAKTYPAAGWNYIAAFKQQAWPVSIITGDHDFLDFGAGLAKKWANEVPSIKLSIIKKAGHILWLDQPEEFEKQLAAHLGK, encoded by the coding sequence ATGGCTACTTTATCCCGGCTCCTGGCAACCATTATTGGTTCTTATATCGCAATGATGGCGCAAGGACAGACAATCAAAAAAGCCCCATCACCCCAACAAAGCAAGCCGCCCGTCGTGAAAGACTGGTTCCTGGCTACGGGCAACTGGCACAACGATCCCCAATTATATGTATGTGAATTCGGTACAGGCGCCGATACGGTGGTCATGCTGCATGGTGGCTGGGGCGGCGACCACAGCGGCCTGCTAACAGCCGTAGCTAACCTTGGCAATCAGTTTCATTTTATATGCTATGATCAGCGCGGCTCATTGCGCTCGCCCTTTCCCGATTCACTCATCACCTTTAATGAACATATTGAAGACGTAGAACGCCTCCGGAAGGAACTGAACATAGATAAATTAAACCTCGTGGGACATTCTATGGGAGCTGTGCTGGCAAGCGCTTATGCCACCAGGTACCCGCAGTATATACGGCGTCTTATTTTATTATCGCCGGCGGCGCTGAAAAATCCCCTGCCACCCGGTGAAAAAGAACTACAGGATAAAAGTACCCCGGCGTTCCAGGCATTTCTGAACCGCCCGGAAGTGACGCAGTTGTTGGAAAAGTATAACCTCCACCGTAAGCAGCCTGCCCTGTCATCCCGGGAAGAGACGATGAAGTTTCGTATCAATGTTTTTAAAAGAATGGTGTACCAGGTGGAGCACGCCAATGATGTCATGGGCGGCAGGGCGCTGTACAAAAGCCATGTATTTGATCTCACAGCCAAAACCTACCCTGCCGCTGGGTGGAACTATATTGCAGCGTTTAAACAGCAGGCCTGGCCGGTCAGTATCATAACGGGCGATCATGATTTCCTGGACTTTGGCGCCGGTCTGGCTAAAAAATGGGCGAATGAAGTGCCTAGCATCAAATTAAGCATCATTAAAAAGGCTGGGCATATTCTATGGCTGGATCAGCCGGAGGAATTTGAAAAACAACTGGCTGCGCATCTCGGAAAATAG